The Nitrospira sp. CR1.1 genome has a segment encoding these proteins:
- a CDS encoding WecB/TagA/CpsF family glycosyltransferase: MLHHSVPPVVKRSIPSGPLLRSGLPPKHNLFGVSVSQTSYEEATALIMQAAKERIPMLVDHLPVHGLIEACQDPSLNEKIQHFDIVAPDGQPVRWALNRFYGAGLSDRVYGPELMLRLCRQAAQEGVGVYLYGSQQSVLEQLQHNLLRQFPNLRILGAESPPFRALTPEEDREAIARINRSGAGLIFLGLGCPKQEHFAYDHRQQIKGVQLCVGAAFDFHAGCKRMAPQWMQRNGLEWAFRLMTEPGRLWRRYFRTNSLFVLKVLQHELAAHTR, from the coding sequence ATGTTACATCACTCGGTTCCCCCAGTCGTAAAACGCTCGATACCATCTGGGCCGCTTCTCCGATCCGGGTTACCCCCCAAGCACAACCTCTTCGGGGTGAGCGTTAGCCAAACATCTTATGAGGAAGCGACAGCTCTGATCATGCAGGCCGCGAAGGAACGAATTCCCATGCTGGTGGACCACCTGCCGGTGCATGGCCTAATTGAAGCGTGTCAGGACCCGTCCTTGAATGAAAAAATACAACACTTCGACATTGTGGCACCGGATGGGCAGCCGGTACGATGGGCGCTGAACCGATTCTACGGAGCAGGTCTGTCTGATCGTGTCTATGGCCCGGAGCTGATGTTGCGGCTATGCAGACAGGCGGCGCAGGAAGGTGTGGGCGTGTATCTGTATGGCAGTCAACAATCAGTGTTGGAGCAATTACAACACAACCTTCTCCGTCAATTTCCCAACCTTCGAATACTTGGTGCCGAATCTCCACCCTTTCGCGCCCTCACACCGGAGGAAGACCGGGAGGCGATAGCGCGCATTAATCGCAGTGGCGCCGGGCTTATATTCTTGGGGCTTGGTTGTCCTAAACAAGAGCATTTTGCTTACGATCACCGGCAACAGATCAAAGGCGTACAGCTCTGTGTGGGAGCCGCGTTTGATTTCCATGCGGGCTGCAAGAGAATGGCTCCTCAATGGATGCAGCGAAATGGGCTGGAGTGGGCGTTTCGTTTGATGACAGAACCTGGAAGGTTGTGGCGTCGATATTTTAGGACGAATTCACTCTTTGTCCTCAAAGTGCTGCAGCACGAACTTGCGGCTCATACGCGCTAA
- a CDS encoding glycosyltransferase, with protein MMKMKLIFYLGHYPPFGTPLVGGTATAVDGLVKGLGRLHQDVTILCEGDSASNYTTSDGIRIISFRRNTSRNPFSISPDLKQFLSAGSEKPDIIILNGCFNPALFTVARIACAAGIPYVAASHTHYHPALFNRRPYLKWPYWHLIEKRFLARAKAVQVYDMGHTEYLKGLGLKTIYLAVPNGFFPENAPASMNHRPQKKGPVRIVFRGRLDAYHKGLDLLFRAIAQLRSDHAMQVFIQGPDLGDKVRLVKLAQQLSISSNVTFVEPDYSPPYSFLVQQDVFVLTSRFEGFGIAALEAMLAGLVVLATDSAGIAPYVQRSGCGVLVKADGGSIAAGLRHLISMRDDWSEMGRKGRQYVMEHLTWTQIADKALNDYRQLS; from the coding sequence ATGATGAAAATGAAGCTTATCTTCTACTTAGGACATTACCCTCCTTTTGGCACCCCACTGGTTGGTGGAACCGCGACTGCAGTCGACGGGCTTGTAAAAGGACTTGGTCGACTTCATCAAGATGTCACTATTTTATGCGAGGGAGACTCTGCCAGTAATTATACGACCAGCGATGGAATAAGGATCATTTCATTTAGACGAAACACTAGCCGAAATCCATTTTCCATATCACCAGACTTAAAGCAGTTTTTGTCCGCGGGATCAGAAAAGCCGGACATCATCATTCTGAACGGCTGTTTCAATCCTGCTCTGTTTACAGTGGCTCGTATTGCCTGCGCAGCTGGCATTCCCTATGTAGCAGCGTCTCACACACATTATCATCCAGCACTGTTTAATCGACGCCCCTACCTGAAATGGCCGTATTGGCATTTAATAGAGAAGCGATTTCTTGCCCGCGCCAAAGCTGTCCAGGTATACGACATGGGACACACTGAATATCTGAAAGGACTTGGATTAAAGACCATCTACCTCGCCGTACCTAACGGCTTTTTCCCTGAAAATGCACCAGCTAGCATGAATCACCGGCCTCAGAAGAAAGGCCCCGTCCGCATAGTATTCCGAGGTAGACTCGATGCTTATCACAAAGGACTTGACCTGCTGTTTCGTGCCATCGCGCAACTTCGCTCAGATCATGCCATGCAAGTATTCATCCAAGGTCCTGATCTAGGAGACAAAGTACGCCTTGTAAAGTTAGCTCAGCAATTATCGATCTCGTCAAACGTCACCTTTGTTGAACCGGACTATTCACCGCCTTATTCGTTTCTTGTACAACAAGATGTCTTTGTCCTAACTTCGAGATTTGAAGGGTTTGGGATCGCTGCTCTGGAAGCCATGTTAGCGGGTCTGGTGGTATTGGCAACCGATTCGGCAGGGATTGCTCCCTATGTTCAACGGAGCGGCTGTGGTGTTCTTGTAAAAGCAGATGGTGGCTCTATTGCCGCAGGACTGCGGCACTTGATTTCAATGAGAGACGATTGGAGTGAAATGGGACGTAAGGGGCGGCAATATGTCATGGAGCACCTGACTTGGACACAGATCGCAGACAAAGCGCTGAACGACTACCGCCAACTCAGCTAA
- a CDS encoding exopolysaccharide biosynthesis polyprenyl glycosylphosphotransferase, with protein MGDTCYALIADRSSSATLKGCSVQFRRKLLSKALKLADLLLLGSTFFLVTWFFYAQENDLYAFEQFLAMRIKIENAILIGVLIVAWYLIFSAFGLYGSKRLSSRRDELSDIVKATSVGTLSMAVATVLFDIEMVSRGFFPAFWIIVTGVTCAGRSSLRALVGWVRRNGRNLRNVLIVGTNQRAVKFAHEIGAKAELGYRLIGFADEPWHGLDARNHKQFPVVTSLNSLPAFLRSCEVDEVLIALPMRSFHQAAAHIVAQCEEQGILVRVLGDLFTPKLARSTFDILGQHSTVTLHTGAIGEKAILLKRGIDIFIALPALILLLPWFGIIAGAIKLTSAGPVFFVQERIGLNKRRFRCLKFRTMVSGAEHMQSQLEHLNEMHGAAFKISNDPRITPIGRFLRKTSLDELPQLINVLQGDMSLVGPRPLPVRDFHEFNEDWHRRRFSVRPGLTCLWQVNGRSSLSFEKWMELDLEYIDQWSLLLDLKIIFKTIPVVIKGSGAA; from the coding sequence ATGGGAGACACTTGCTACGCGTTGATAGCGGACCGTTCCTCCTCTGCGACTCTAAAAGGATGTTCTGTGCAGTTTCGTCGAAAGCTTCTGTCAAAAGCACTTAAGCTTGCCGATCTACTTCTGTTGGGATCCACATTCTTTCTTGTGACGTGGTTTTTCTACGCTCAGGAAAATGATTTGTATGCCTTCGAGCAATTCTTGGCGATGCGAATCAAAATTGAAAATGCCATCCTGATTGGAGTCTTAATCGTAGCTTGGTATCTGATCTTCTCCGCATTCGGACTCTATGGATCGAAGCGCCTGTCCAGCCGGCGGGACGAACTGAGCGATATCGTCAAGGCGACAAGTGTGGGGACCCTGTCGATGGCGGTCGCCACCGTTCTCTTCGATATTGAAATGGTGTCCCGGGGGTTTTTCCCGGCGTTCTGGATCATTGTCACCGGGGTGACTTGCGCGGGTCGATCAAGTCTGCGCGCGCTTGTTGGATGGGTCAGGCGAAATGGAAGAAATTTGCGAAATGTTCTGATCGTAGGAACCAATCAGCGAGCCGTGAAGTTTGCGCATGAAATTGGCGCGAAGGCCGAGTTGGGCTATCGGCTCATCGGGTTTGCCGATGAGCCCTGGCATGGTCTTGACGCTCGGAACCACAAGCAGTTTCCCGTCGTTACGTCATTGAACAGTTTGCCGGCATTTCTAAGATCCTGCGAAGTGGACGAAGTCCTCATTGCATTGCCCATGCGGTCATTTCACCAGGCGGCCGCACATATTGTTGCCCAGTGTGAAGAACAGGGCATCTTAGTTCGTGTGTTGGGCGATTTATTCACGCCAAAACTTGCCAGGTCTACGTTTGACATCCTGGGACAGCATTCCACGGTCACTCTTCATACCGGTGCGATAGGAGAGAAGGCCATTTTACTTAAAAGAGGAATTGATATCTTCATCGCGTTACCGGCGCTCATCCTTCTCTTGCCCTGGTTCGGCATTATCGCCGGCGCAATCAAACTTACCTCCGCCGGTCCTGTATTTTTTGTTCAAGAACGAATTGGCCTCAACAAACGACGCTTCCGGTGTCTGAAGTTTCGAACCATGGTTTCGGGAGCCGAGCACATGCAATCTCAGTTGGAACATCTGAATGAGATGCACGGCGCTGCGTTTAAGATTTCGAATGACCCTCGGATCACACCAATCGGCAGGTTTCTCCGCAAGACCAGCCTGGACGAATTGCCTCAGCTGATCAACGTACTTCAAGGGGATATGAGTCTCGTTGGACCACGTCCACTCCCCGTTCGGGACTTTCATGAATTTAATGAAGACTGGCACCGGCGCAGGTTCAGCGTACGGCCTGGCCTCACATGTCTCTGGCAAGTAAATGGACGCAGCTCCCTTTCATTCGAGAAGTGGATGGAGCTGGACTTGGAGTATATCGATCAATGGTCGTTGTTGTTGGACCTCAAAATTATCTTCAAGACCATTCCGGTCGTGATAAAAGGCTCGGGGGCGGCATAA
- a CDS encoding FkbM family methyltransferase, with the protein MRATSLQKMTRNLPLPGRLVRLFLHLVTAQIEYPDRPIVTTSCYGAGKFEITDCREYSQQSIFFLGYYEMRESNLVRRLLRPGDTFIDVGANLGWFSVLAAMQVGSGGRVVAFEPSSSMRIRLLRSISLNQVNNVRVEAAALSDEDGTAFLTGATTENSGLATIMNGNVFSDNDMPEEVATIRFDDYWRSHISGQIRLIKIDVEGAELKVLQGMTELLQSGLCDSLMVEISDARLRNAGMSAKQTMQLLRSFGYQLFHIGMFGLKLITDDENLQFANILAQRTTKDPRHKIEIS; encoded by the coding sequence ATGAGAGCAACGTCTCTACAGAAGATGACCAGAAATCTCCCATTACCCGGAAGATTAGTCCGGCTCTTCCTTCATCTGGTCACTGCTCAGATCGAATATCCGGACCGCCCTATTGTCACTACCTCGTGCTACGGCGCTGGAAAATTTGAAATTACTGATTGCCGAGAATACTCGCAGCAATCGATTTTTTTTCTTGGTTATTATGAGATGCGAGAATCAAATCTGGTTCGCCGACTTCTCCGGCCAGGAGATACTTTTATCGATGTCGGTGCAAACTTGGGCTGGTTCTCGGTACTGGCAGCTATGCAAGTAGGAAGCGGTGGACGAGTAGTTGCTTTCGAACCATCATCCTCGATGCGAATAAGACTGCTCCGTTCCATAAGTCTTAACCAAGTAAATAATGTCCGAGTAGAAGCAGCAGCATTATCCGATGAGGATGGGACTGCCTTTCTTACAGGTGCAACAACAGAAAATTCTGGCCTTGCAACCATAATGAATGGGAATGTTTTCTCTGACAATGACATGCCTGAAGAGGTGGCGACGATTAGGTTCGATGACTATTGGCGCAGTCATATTAGTGGGCAAATACGGCTCATCAAGATCGATGTCGAGGGTGCCGAGTTGAAGGTTTTGCAAGGTATGACCGAGCTATTGCAAAGTGGGCTATGCGATTCCCTAATGGTGGAAATTAGTGATGCACGGTTACGAAATGCTGGCATGTCGGCCAAGCAAACTATGCAATTGTTGCGCAGCTTTGGATACCAGCTGTTCCACATTGGAATGTTCGGCCTCAAGCTGATTACGGACGATGAAAATTTACAGTTTGCGAACATACTAGCCCAGAGGACCACTAAGGACCCACGGCACAAAATCGAAATATCATGA
- a CDS encoding thymidylate kinase-like protein has translation MRYLDSSDVAYVVVGDYRFYLDSLQGDLDFIVAPDSLRTLRKNLFSFFRNHHFPIVQMLQHEQTAWYLACVHRDATGTLHFFHPDICGNYFRSGSLLLAADPILKNRIQIATQSDHFRNMWIPSPRHAFIYYLLKKIDKGRLEDRHERYLYLEWQKDPTGCADQLTRFWGQSDTELIRDAVSRNDWAKLQGQLPRLSSEIRRRVPFSLGHTMFEWIRIGRRILRPTGIHVAFLGPDGVGKSTVIEKIARHLAPAFRRKNVYHLRPFFGHRQASVRCNPHPQRAVPRGLFSSLTKLALWWLDFTVGYFMTAFLDKIQSTLVLSDRYYHDILVDPKRYRYGGPLWLARWVGKLVPQPDLTIILDAEPVVVQSRKQEVPLEETCRQRVAYRKLLAELRHTSIIDASKPLSEVVQKVEAVILDYMGKRALNRNI, from the coding sequence ATGCGGTACTTGGATTCAAGCGATGTCGCCTACGTGGTCGTTGGTGACTATAGGTTCTACCTAGATAGTCTTCAAGGCGACCTCGATTTTATTGTGGCCCCGGACTCCTTGCGTACTCTAAGAAAGAACCTGTTTTCCTTTTTCCGCAATCATCACTTCCCTATTGTTCAAATGCTGCAGCATGAGCAAACAGCCTGGTACCTCGCCTGCGTCCATAGAGATGCCACGGGAACTCTCCACTTCTTCCATCCCGACATCTGCGGTAATTACTTCCGTTCCGGGAGCCTGTTACTTGCGGCGGACCCAATTCTCAAAAATCGAATCCAGATAGCGACCCAATCCGATCATTTTCGGAACATGTGGATTCCATCACCACGCCATGCCTTTATCTATTACCTTCTAAAGAAGATTGACAAGGGACGGTTAGAGGATCGCCATGAGCGCTATCTTTACCTGGAGTGGCAAAAGGACCCGACAGGCTGTGCAGATCAACTAACCAGGTTCTGGGGCCAAAGTGACACCGAGTTGATCAGGGACGCTGTTTCGCGAAATGACTGGGCAAAGTTACAGGGGCAATTGCCTCGACTTAGTTCCGAGATCAGAAGACGCGTTCCATTTTCTTTAGGTCATACTATGTTTGAATGGATCCGGATAGGCAGACGGATTCTTCGGCCGACTGGAATCCATGTTGCCTTCCTGGGTCCGGATGGTGTGGGAAAGTCTACTGTCATTGAAAAAATCGCACGACACTTGGCGCCAGCTTTTCGTCGTAAGAACGTCTACCACCTTCGCCCCTTCTTTGGACATCGACAGGCAAGCGTGCGTTGTAACCCGCATCCACAGCGAGCGGTACCACGCGGTCTCTTCAGTTCCCTCACGAAACTTGCGTTGTGGTGGCTCGATTTCACTGTCGGATACTTCATGACAGCGTTTCTAGATAAAATCCAATCAACGTTGGTGTTGTCCGATCGATACTATCACGACATTCTAGTCGACCCGAAGCGATACCGCTACGGTGGTCCGCTCTGGCTGGCACGCTGGGTTGGAAAACTCGTTCCACAACCGGATCTCACTATCATTTTAGATGCAGAACCCGTGGTTGTGCAGTCGAGAAAGCAGGAAGTCCCACTCGAAGAAACATGTCGACAGCGGGTCGCATACAGGAAGCTTCTGGCAGAACTTCGCCACACAAGTATCATCGACGCAAGCAAGCCACTGAGTGAAGTCGTCCAGAAAGTTGAAGCAGTGATACTCGACTATATGGGAAAACGCGCATTGAACCGCAATATCTAG